Proteins from one Vibrio coralliirubri genomic window:
- the mrdA gene encoding penicillin-binding protein 2, whose product MNHKRVKMRDHKIEVNLFKNRVIVAFCGILMFTLVLVGNLYRLQVENFKSYQTRADGNRIKVLPIAPTRGLIYDRNGVLLAENKLVFDLTMIPEQTDDVDAMLAKLDKYVPRDAEQIARFKKRYHNTRRFKSVTILENLTEEEIAKFSVHQYQFPGLSIDTSLKRFYPNGEVLTHVLGYVAHINDSDLRKLEEQGIEANYQATTIIGKLGVERYYEDILHGTKGYQEVEVNSRGRIVRTIEYVPPVAGKDIVLNIDLELQKYVFEQLDHRTGSAVILDPKDNSVLAMASSPSYDPNLFVDGISSKNYQRLLNDPAHPLVNRTTLGVYPPASTVKPFMAVAGLQEHVISKDTIRNDHGVWRIPGSKRNSKSWRDWKRWGHGPVDVTQAIEESVDSFFYQTAFDLGIDRISSWMNRFGFGEPTGIDIYEESTANMPTREWKMMRYRTPWYQGDTVPIGIGQGYWTSTPMQLAKATSVLVNHGKVMPPHILRATLDHGEDFSTQQLVEPEPMPSITEVPDRIWDVPINAMRLVNHGSRGSGRRAFKGTDYTSGGKSGTAQVFDLAKDQVYNSKKLARHLLDHALYTAFAPYEHPEYVATVVIEHGNGGSKVGAPYIRKVLDYAFEHKSGESKDHS is encoded by the coding sequence ATGAATCATAAACGCGTTAAGATGCGTGACCATAAAATCGAAGTGAACCTATTCAAAAACCGCGTAATCGTCGCGTTTTGTGGGATCTTGATGTTCACTCTTGTCTTAGTCGGTAATCTATACCGACTTCAAGTTGAAAATTTTAAAAGCTATCAAACTCGTGCCGATGGCAACAGAATCAAAGTATTACCTATCGCCCCTACTCGTGGACTTATTTACGACCGTAACGGCGTGTTGCTTGCAGAGAACAAGCTTGTCTTTGATCTGACGATGATTCCAGAGCAAACCGATGATGTCGATGCCATGCTCGCCAAGCTAGACAAATACGTCCCCCGTGATGCTGAGCAGATCGCTCGTTTCAAAAAACGCTATCACAACACCCGCCGTTTTAAATCTGTGACTATTCTAGAGAACTTAACGGAAGAAGAGATCGCCAAGTTCTCCGTGCACCAGTACCAGTTCCCCGGCTTATCTATCGATACCAGCTTAAAGCGTTTTTACCCGAATGGTGAGGTGCTTACCCATGTTCTTGGTTACGTGGCGCACATCAATGATAGCGATCTCAGAAAGCTTGAAGAACAAGGGATAGAAGCGAATTATCAAGCCACAACAATCATAGGTAAGCTCGGCGTTGAACGTTATTACGAAGATATCCTGCACGGCACCAAAGGTTATCAAGAAGTTGAAGTAAACAGCCGTGGCCGAATAGTCCGAACCATTGAGTATGTGCCGCCAGTAGCTGGCAAAGATATCGTGTTAAATATTGACCTTGAGCTGCAAAAATACGTCTTTGAGCAACTTGATCACCGAACTGGAAGCGCGGTTATTCTCGACCCGAAAGACAACAGCGTGTTGGCGATGGCATCCAGCCCGAGTTACGACCCTAACCTATTTGTCGACGGCATCTCGAGTAAGAACTATCAACGCTTATTGAATGATCCGGCTCACCCGTTAGTAAACCGCACTACTCTAGGCGTTTATCCTCCAGCTTCAACCGTTAAACCATTTATGGCTGTGGCAGGACTGCAAGAACATGTCATCTCTAAAGATACCATTCGTAACGACCACGGCGTTTGGAGAATTCCTGGTTCTAAACGAAACTCTAAATCGTGGCGTGACTGGAAACGTTGGGGGCACGGACCTGTCGATGTCACTCAAGCCATTGAAGAGTCAGTAGATTCATTCTTCTATCAAACTGCTTTTGATTTGGGTATTGACCGAATTTCAAGTTGGATGAACCGATTCGGGTTTGGTGAACCGACAGGCATCGATATCTATGAAGAAAGTACCGCCAACATGCCGACTCGAGAATGGAAGATGATGCGTTATCGGACTCCTTGGTATCAGGGTGACACAGTTCCGATTGGTATTGGCCAAGGTTATTGGACATCCACTCCAATGCAACTTGCTAAAGCAACGTCAGTATTGGTTAATCATGGCAAGGTGATGCCCCCTCATATCTTGAGAGCCACCTTAGATCACGGCGAAGATTTCAGTACACAACAACTTGTCGAACCGGAGCCAATGCCTTCAATCACCGAAGTACCGGATAGAATTTGGGATGTACCGATCAACGCGATGCGACTCGTAAACCATGGCAGTCGAGGTAGCGGCAGACGTGCATTTAAGGGAACTGACTACACGAGCGGCGGTAAATCAGGAACTGCACAAGTGTTTGATCTTGCGAAAGATCAGGTCTACAACTCGAAGAAACTCGCTAGGCATTTACTTGACCACGCGCTTTACACGGCTTTCGCACCGTATGAGCACCCTGAATATGTCGCAACTGTGGTTATTGAACACGGTAACGGCGGTTCAAAAGTCGGTGCGCCTTATATCCGTAAAGTACTCGACTATGCCTTTGAACATAAAAGTGGCGAGAGCAAAGATCACTCTTAG
- a CDS encoding ABC-ATPase domain-containing protein, with product MDQLTAKLKKLEKQNYRAYQQIKGQYDFADFELHIDHIQGDPYASASRFRATRAWSLTGLDWLKEKSYEYQVAARDFIARSFSEFAKQESTVSIALTGQTVLDNTAVVFTDHGIEIRFRINLPADGRSILAKKANNIITFYLPKFIRRATLERELNIDAMIKHCETIEDQEALRAQLDENNLAAFVANGSVLPRIAGNCDLPMKDAVPFAAPESLSVTLNTPNQGDVTGLGIPKGITLIVGGGFHGKSTLLNAVERSIYNHIPGDGREGIVTAIDTMKIRAEDGRCVHSLNLSNYINHLPMQKDTSDFSTQDASGSTSQAAWLQESIEAGVQTLLIDEDTSATNFMIRDERMQALVSKGDEPITPLVDRIGQLREEMDISTIVVMGGSGDYLDVANTVIQMHDYQAVDVTEKAKDVIAQHPTQRTNECETALETFVPRSLNRASLMNILTDGKFRVNAKGKESLRFGKEFADLSALEQLESPSEVNAIGWAWFQFAQTPGWSNNPAKEFNAILENEWHANMPNYGDLAKPRTLDVMAALNRMRKSQFKPSN from the coding sequence ATGGATCAGTTGACTGCAAAGCTTAAAAAGCTCGAAAAACAAAACTACCGTGCATATCAACAAATTAAAGGTCAATACGACTTTGCTGATTTTGAATTACACATCGACCACATCCAAGGTGACCCATACGCGTCAGCTTCTCGTTTTCGTGCAACGCGCGCGTGGTCTTTGACCGGGTTAGATTGGCTGAAAGAAAAATCTTACGAATACCAAGTAGCCGCTCGTGACTTTATCGCACGTAGCTTTTCTGAGTTCGCGAAACAAGAATCGACCGTTTCTATCGCCCTGACGGGTCAAACCGTATTAGATAACACAGCGGTTGTATTCACAGACCACGGCATCGAAATTCGTTTCCGTATTAATCTACCAGCTGATGGTCGTAGCATTCTTGCTAAGAAAGCGAACAACATCATCACTTTCTACTTACCGAAGTTTATTCGTCGCGCGACGCTTGAGCGTGAGTTAAACATCGATGCAATGATCAAACATTGTGAAACGATTGAAGACCAAGAAGCGCTGCGTGCTCAATTGGATGAAAACAACCTAGCAGCATTCGTTGCAAACGGCAGTGTGTTACCTCGTATCGCGGGTAACTGCGACCTTCCGATGAAAGACGCGGTACCTTTCGCAGCTCCAGAATCGTTGAGTGTTACTTTAAATACTCCAAACCAAGGTGACGTGACTGGCCTAGGTATTCCAAAAGGTATCACGCTAATAGTTGGTGGTGGTTTCCATGGTAAATCGACACTATTGAACGCCGTTGAACGTTCTATCTACAACCATATTCCTGGTGACGGTCGCGAAGGCATTGTAACTGCGATTGATACGATGAAGATCCGCGCTGAAGATGGTCGATGTGTGCACAGCTTGAACCTGTCAAACTACATCAACCATTTACCAATGCAGAAAGACACGTCTGATTTCAGCACACAAGATGCGTCAGGCTCTACGTCTCAAGCAGCTTGGTTACAAGAATCGATTGAAGCCGGCGTTCAAACTCTACTTATTGATGAAGATACGTCAGCGACTAACTTCATGATTCGTGACGAGCGTATGCAAGCACTAGTGTCAAAAGGCGATGAGCCAATCACACCACTTGTTGACCGCATTGGTCAACTTCGTGAAGAGATGGATATCTCTACCATTGTTGTAATGGGCGGTTCTGGTGATTACCTAGATGTCGCGAACACTGTGATTCAAATGCACGACTACCAAGCGGTAGATGTGACTGAAAAAGCAAAAGACGTGATTGCTCAGCACCCTACTCAACGTACTAACGAATGTGAAACTGCTTTAGAAACGTTTGTCCCGCGTTCATTGAACCGTGCTTCACTGATGAACATTCTGACTGACGGTAAGTTCCGTGTTAACGCTAAAGGCAAAGAGTCACTGCGTTTTGGTAAAGAGTTTGCAGACCTTTCTGCGCTTGAGCAATTAGAATCACCGTCTGAAGTGAATGCGATCGGTTGGGCTTGGTTCCAATTCGCGCAAACTCCAGGTTGGTCAAACAACCCTGCGAAAGAGTTCAACGCTATTTTAGAAAACGAATGGCACGCTAACATGCCTAACTACGGTGACCTAGCGAAACCAAGAACATTAGATGTGATGGCTGCTCTGAACCGTATGCGTAAATCTCAGTTCAAGCCTTCGAACTGA
- a CDS encoding sensor domain-containing phosphodiesterase, whose translation MKKIKTIDLDIPDDMESGWQNIVDLLAQITQVPAALIMRVHANYIEVFSTSRSKNNPYNKGDSETLGNGLYCETVMESQQQLVVPNALADPAWENNPDIKLGLVSYCGIPLLWPNGELFGTICILDSKENHYTPTYIKLLQSFRTSIESQLKTLFQHAKLTQMNRDLKNRVYTRTKDLASLNYSLNQEIDKRKAAEQKINFQKNHDLGTGFLNRNAFESRLNHKLLSQRRLTDSSFAVVHIGFTNGRRIQARYGYNALDQVLVEYRKRIDSISDIDVLTARPTSVDLVLAFSVKDLHHRLEELCQTLVKVGHSEFEIESDKVHLHAFIGIAITNDEDDAESILQKSSEAMLACKDSGQKFAYYSQSHTEEQTHINKIEGYLLQAVRNDDLMLYFQPKVCPLTHRWVGAEALLRWRHPVLGDISNETLIHMAEQNGLIFEVGSFVLRNAIEKAKEWSEYVDDFKMAVNVSAIQLKNVHFAEQVVHLLETYHLEPRFLELEVTESGLIADEVVAKNTLESLHDIGVTLSLDDFGTGYASFSYLKKFPFDTIKIDKSFIDQMLNSHEDSEIVRSIVQIAKKLDLKVTIEGIESEVQEQFIINEGCDVGQGYLYGRPMPSQEFEHSLINQNYLGTTRYA comes from the coding sequence ATGAAGAAAATAAAAACGATAGACTTAGATATTCCAGACGATATGGAGTCCGGTTGGCAGAACATTGTTGACCTTTTAGCTCAAATCACTCAAGTGCCTGCCGCGCTCATCATGCGTGTTCACGCCAACTACATTGAAGTATTCTCTACTAGTCGCAGTAAAAACAACCCATACAACAAAGGCGATTCTGAAACCTTAGGCAATGGGCTTTATTGTGAAACAGTCATGGAGTCCCAACAACAACTTGTTGTGCCTAATGCCCTGGCCGATCCTGCTTGGGAAAATAACCCAGACATAAAGCTCGGTTTAGTCTCTTATTGTGGCATTCCGCTGCTTTGGCCGAATGGTGAATTATTTGGCACTATCTGCATTTTAGACTCGAAAGAAAACCACTACACCCCTACCTATATCAAGCTTTTACAGAGCTTTCGCACCTCGATAGAATCTCAGCTTAAAACCCTGTTTCAGCATGCTAAGCTCACTCAAATGAATAGAGACTTAAAAAACCGTGTTTACACTCGGACTAAAGATCTTGCGAGTCTTAATTATTCATTAAATCAAGAGATTGATAAGCGAAAAGCAGCAGAGCAAAAGATCAATTTCCAAAAGAATCATGATCTCGGTACCGGTTTTTTAAACCGAAACGCATTTGAATCTCGTTTAAACCACAAGCTACTGTCACAGAGAAGGCTGACAGACAGCTCATTTGCAGTCGTTCATATTGGTTTTACCAACGGCAGACGCATACAGGCTCGATACGGCTATAACGCGTTAGACCAGGTGCTTGTTGAATACCGAAAACGCATCGACAGTATTTCTGATATCGATGTATTAACTGCACGCCCTACTTCTGTTGACCTCGTGCTGGCGTTTAGCGTTAAAGATTTGCACCATCGCCTTGAAGAACTTTGCCAGACGCTCGTTAAAGTTGGCCATTCAGAATTCGAGATAGAAAGTGACAAAGTGCATTTGCATGCGTTTATTGGGATTGCAATTACGAACGACGAAGATGACGCGGAAAGCATTCTGCAGAAATCTTCTGAAGCGATGTTAGCGTGTAAAGATTCTGGACAAAAGTTCGCTTACTATTCTCAATCCCATACCGAAGAGCAAACTCACATTAATAAGATCGAAGGCTATTTGCTTCAAGCCGTTCGTAATGATGACCTTATGCTCTACTTTCAACCCAAAGTCTGTCCGTTGACGCATCGTTGGGTCGGTGCAGAAGCTTTGCTTCGTTGGCGACATCCTGTTTTGGGTGACATCTCTAACGAAACCCTGATCCACATGGCTGAACAAAACGGTTTGATTTTCGAAGTGGGCAGCTTTGTTTTGCGCAATGCGATTGAAAAAGCCAAAGAGTGGTCTGAATACGTCGACGATTTTAAAATGGCCGTCAATGTGTCTGCGATTCAACTTAAGAACGTGCACTTTGCGGAACAAGTGGTTCACCTACTCGAAACCTATCATCTAGAGCCCCGATTCTTAGAACTTGAAGTCACAGAGAGCGGCCTGATTGCTGATGAAGTGGTTGCCAAGAATACCTTGGAATCTCTGCATGACATTGGCGTTACATTGTCACTAGATGACTTTGGTACGGGCTACGCCTCTTTCAGTTACCTGAAGAAATTCCCATTCGATACTATTAAGATTGATAAGAGCTTCATCGACCAAATGCTTAACTCACACGAAGACTCGGAAATTGTTCGCTCTATTGTTCAAATTGCCAAAAAGCTCGACCTAAAAGTGACGATTGAAGGCATAGAATCGGAGGTTCAGGAGCAATTTATTATCAATGAAGGTTGCGATGTGGGCCAAGGTTACCTTTATGGAAGGCCAATGCCGAGCCAAGAATTCGAACACAGCTTAATCAATCAAAACTATTTGGGGACAACTCGTTACGCTTAA
- the fabV gene encoding enoyl-ACP reductase FabV, with amino-acid sequence MLIEPVIKGVVAKSAHPLGCQEAVKQQIKFVKSAPQIKDGPKRVLIIGASSGFGLAARIALTFGGAKADTIGVSFERGPNEKSLGSAGWYNNIYFKKEAEREQRTAINIVGDAFSQETRSQVVEAIETYFEGEVDLIIYSLAAGVRPKPDSDEFWRSAIKPIGESVTGATISLEHDNWVTNTLDAATEEEAESTLKVMGGEDWEQWIDELINAESIAPGCKTIAFSYVGPEVTHPIYLDGTLGRAKIDLHQTSHALNLELANFDGNAYATVCKALVTKASVFIPGLSPYLLALYKVMKEKETHEGCIQQMQRLFSSKLYGQSKVPLDGERLIRMDDWELDPETQAHVTELLEQMDENNFQTLGDYQGFKEEFLQLNGFAQPSVDYSQKLNTEDFIKLKP; translated from the coding sequence ATGCTGATCGAACCTGTTATCAAGGGTGTGGTAGCCAAAAGCGCTCACCCTCTTGGCTGTCAAGAAGCCGTAAAGCAACAAATCAAGTTTGTTAAGAGTGCGCCGCAAATCAAAGATGGCCCTAAACGAGTACTGATTATCGGCGCTTCCTCAGGCTTTGGCCTTGCCGCTCGTATTGCCCTTACCTTTGGCGGCGCAAAAGCTGACACTATCGGCGTCTCATTCGAGCGCGGTCCAAACGAAAAATCCCTAGGTAGTGCTGGTTGGTACAACAACATCTACTTCAAAAAAGAAGCCGAACGAGAGCAACGCACTGCTATCAACATCGTTGGCGACGCATTTTCGCAAGAAACACGTTCACAAGTTGTCGAAGCCATCGAAACCTACTTCGAAGGTGAAGTAGATCTGATTATCTATAGCTTAGCTGCAGGCGTTCGTCCTAAACCAGATTCCGATGAGTTTTGGCGCTCTGCCATCAAACCTATTGGTGAAAGCGTGACTGGCGCGACCATTTCTCTGGAACACGACAATTGGGTGACCAACACACTTGATGCTGCGACGGAAGAAGAAGCCGAAAGCACACTCAAAGTGATGGGCGGCGAAGATTGGGAACAATGGATAGATGAGCTCATCAACGCTGAATCTATTGCTCCGGGTTGTAAGACAATCGCGTTTTCTTATGTGGGTCCAGAAGTCACACACCCTATTTATTTAGACGGTACATTGGGACGCGCTAAGATCGACCTTCACCAAACCAGCCACGCTCTTAACCTAGAGTTAGCTAACTTTGATGGCAACGCTTACGCGACCGTCTGTAAAGCCCTAGTCACTAAAGCGAGCGTTTTCATCCCGGGACTCAGCCCTTACTTACTTGCTTTGTATAAAGTGATGAAAGAGAAAGAGACCCACGAAGGTTGTATCCAACAAATGCAGCGTTTGTTTAGCAGTAAACTCTATGGTCAATCAAAAGTACCGCTTGATGGCGAGCGATTGATCCGTATGGATGACTGGGAACTAGACCCAGAAACCCAAGCACACGTGACTGAGCTACTAGAACAGATGGACGAAAATAACTTTCAAACCTTAGGGGATTACCAAGGGTTTAAAGAGGAATTTCTTCAATTAAATGGGTTTGCTCAACCATCGGTAGATTATAGCCAAAAACTTAATACAGAAGATTTTATAAAGTTAAAGCCTTAA
- a CDS encoding arylesterase has translation MTRLISFLFFILFSTASLAQDTDLDSKLLVLGDSLSAGYNMDIKQSWPSLLPDALAKHDKTVTVVNGSISGDTTGNGLARLPQLLEEHAPDTVLIELGANDGLRGFPPKLMSANLDQIIEQIKAAGAKPIMMQIKIPPNYGKRYNQQFEYVFAALADQQNVPLLPFFLEHIILKPEWMMNDGLHPKPEAQPWIAEFVAEELYQYL, from the coding sequence ATGACTCGACTAATTTCCTTTTTATTCTTTATTTTATTTTCAACCGCTTCTTTGGCTCAAGATACCGACTTAGATTCTAAGTTACTGGTCCTTGGTGATAGCTTGAGTGCTGGTTACAACATGGACATCAAACAGAGTTGGCCAAGCCTGTTACCAGACGCGTTAGCAAAGCATGACAAAACGGTAACCGTGGTTAACGGGAGTATTTCTGGTGATACAACGGGCAATGGTTTAGCTCGCTTACCACAATTGCTTGAAGAACATGCTCCAGACACCGTTCTTATTGAACTTGGTGCGAATGATGGACTTCGTGGGTTCCCACCTAAGCTGATGTCTGCGAATCTTGATCAAATCATTGAGCAGATAAAAGCCGCGGGCGCCAAACCTATAATGATGCAGATTAAAATCCCACCGAATTACGGAAAGCGTTATAACCAACAGTTTGAATACGTTTTTGCAGCGCTTGCTGATCAACAAAACGTGCCACTTTTGCCGTTTTTCCTAGAGCATATCATCCTCAAACCTGAGTGGATGATGAACGATGGACTGCATCCAAAACCAGAGGCTCAACCTTGGATTGCTGAATTCGTCGCCGAAGAATTATATCAGTATCTTTAA
- a CDS encoding ABC transporter ATP-binding protein, translating into MHTSIIKAEAVSKTVSTNQEHLTILEHVDIDIREGETVAIVGTSGAGKSTLMTLLAGLDVPTKGEISLLGQPLSQLDDEARAKIRSESVGFVFQSFLLIPSLSALQNVTLPCLLKGEDEDIERATALLESVGLKDRLDHLPSQLSGGEQQRVALARAFMIKPKILFADEPTGNLDQQTAAKIVELLFELNSSHGTTLVLVTHDPKLAQRCQRTLKMHVGQIEEV; encoded by the coding sequence ATGCATACATCCATCATTAAAGCAGAAGCTGTTTCGAAGACAGTGTCTACTAATCAAGAACATTTAACAATCCTAGAGCACGTCGATATCGATATTCGTGAAGGCGAAACGGTCGCGATTGTCGGCACGTCTGGCGCGGGTAAGTCGACCTTAATGACGCTGCTTGCTGGTCTTGATGTACCAACGAAAGGCGAAATCAGTTTATTAGGACAGCCACTTTCACAACTTGATGATGAGGCAAGGGCTAAGATCCGCAGTGAATCGGTAGGGTTTGTATTTCAAAGCTTCTTATTAATTCCAAGCCTTTCTGCGCTGCAAAATGTCACGTTGCCTTGTTTGTTGAAGGGAGAAGACGAAGACATCGAACGCGCGACTGCTCTGCTTGAATCAGTAGGCTTGAAAGACAGGCTTGATCACTTGCCGTCGCAGCTATCTGGTGGTGAACAACAAAGGGTCGCGTTGGCACGCGCATTTATGATTAAGCCAAAAATTCTTTTTGCCGATGAACCCACAGGTAACCTAGACCAACAAACGGCAGCCAAAATTGTTGAGTTGTTGTTTGAATTGAACTCATCCCACGGCACAACGTTAGTGTTGGTGACACACGATCCTAAGCTTGCACAACGTTGCCAAAGAACACTCAAGATGCATGTCGGTCAGATAGAGGAAGTCTAA
- a CDS encoding ABC transporter permease: protein MNSSNGLNKRLFSWSIEEIRHGQLWPVSIALTLIIACVFALSALAERMEQVIVKQGKDALTADSVFISANPVPQSLLDLTQVEQLESSQLTRFSTMAFSDKSMQLVTVKAVESNYPLRGEMILEGADRASSNHVEPGELWLDERIFAQLEVEIGDIVTIGDADLAITGRITQEPGLSFNPFQQMPAVLIHTSDIDATGAIQPGSRVSFRLFLNGDDTKLQAAQDSVELTPSDRWRTQDSASRTNDMFESTTQYLSLTVAIVVIMAATTLVLTCQHYVASRRKTIAMLKSLGASKQWIVKWLSVQVSLLVVIGAVLGITIGIGLEFLLRIPLGDLLPTPLPSYGIEPAILAILSSILIGVPALGIPLIGLVNTSAISVIQSSHQSNESYKKYLLLLVPIIPMMLMYGDNLLVWIVLAGIACLFLVLAVVSTLVLRLVGKLPTSTSMRLALSRINRTPLATGIQFGSLALSLMLLSIIWLLRSDLLSDWQQTLPENAPNAFALNIASYEKDSYLETIDANEVERTQAFPIIRGRLTTINGVEASEYSDTSGETDALSREINFTWGNSLPEYNEVLEGSWTQEQGVSVESDVAEQLDLKIGDELSFTINSQNVSAKVNSIRKVEWREMKPNFYFIFTPDVLSSIPSTWLVSFRLEEQHNQMLNELSRNHPTVSLMDIRKMGSKIQELLKQIVWSITVLAALGVVAGLLLIFTLLRLSLSQRQQEIRLYRTLGASKKRILNTIWCEYGLMALVAGSIAALGSELSVAGVMNFGFELQPSLHPMLWIALPVLTFITLAAVVNSLIKRLLAPVNKDFG, encoded by the coding sequence TTGAATTCATCAAACGGACTGAATAAACGCCTGTTTTCATGGAGTATCGAAGAGATTCGACACGGCCAATTGTGGCCAGTTTCAATCGCTTTAACGCTTATTATTGCTTGTGTATTTGCATTGTCGGCGTTGGCCGAACGTATGGAGCAAGTAATTGTTAAGCAGGGCAAAGATGCGCTTACTGCCGATAGCGTGTTTATCTCAGCAAACCCAGTTCCACAATCCTTGTTAGACCTCACTCAAGTTGAACAGTTAGAAAGCTCTCAGTTGACTCGTTTTTCAACCATGGCATTCAGTGACAAATCGATGCAGTTAGTGACGGTGAAAGCGGTTGAAAGTAATTACCCGTTACGCGGTGAAATGATCTTAGAGGGCGCAGATAGAGCATCAAGTAACCATGTTGAGCCGGGTGAACTTTGGCTAGACGAGCGTATATTTGCACAGTTAGAGGTTGAAATTGGTGACATTGTCACTATTGGCGATGCCGATTTAGCGATAACTGGACGAATCACTCAAGAACCAGGCTTAAGCTTTAACCCGTTCCAACAGATGCCAGCCGTTCTGATTCATACAAGTGATATCGATGCCACGGGAGCGATTCAACCGGGCAGTCGTGTTAGTTTTAGGCTGTTTCTAAACGGTGATGATACAAAACTGCAAGCCGCGCAAGACAGCGTAGAATTAACACCAAGCGATCGCTGGCGTACTCAAGATTCTGCGAGCCGTACTAACGACATGTTCGAAAGCACGACTCAATATCTTTCGTTAACCGTTGCTATTGTTGTGATCATGGCCGCGACCACTTTGGTACTCACTTGCCAACATTATGTTGCGAGTCGCCGTAAAACCATCGCGATGCTTAAGAGTTTGGGTGCAAGCAAGCAGTGGATCGTTAAATGGTTGTCTGTACAGGTATCTCTATTAGTGGTTATCGGTGCAGTACTGGGAATAACCATCGGTATCGGCTTGGAGTTTTTGCTTCGTATACCTTTGGGCGACTTATTACCAACGCCACTTCCTAGCTATGGTATTGAACCTGCAATCTTGGCGATTTTATCAAGCATCTTAATTGGTGTCCCTGCTCTCGGTATCCCGTTAATTGGCTTGGTCAACACCTCGGCAATCAGCGTTATCCAATCAAGTCACCAGTCCAATGAAAGCTACAAGAAATATTTGTTGTTACTGGTACCGATTATTCCAATGATGCTGATGTATGGCGACAATCTATTGGTATGGATAGTTCTAGCAGGTATCGCTTGCCTGTTCTTAGTGCTTGCTGTCGTTAGTACGCTTGTTCTGCGTTTAGTTGGTAAGTTGCCGACATCGACTTCTATGCGTTTAGCATTGAGCCGAATTAATCGCACACCTTTAGCAACTGGGATTCAATTTGGCTCTTTAGCGCTTTCACTGATGTTGCTGTCTATCATCTGGTTACTAAGAAGTGATTTACTGTCAGATTGGCAGCAAACCTTACCAGAGAACGCACCAAATGCGTTTGCACTTAACATTGCAAGCTATGAAAAAGACAGTTATCTCGAGACGATTGATGCAAACGAAGTAGAGCGTACTCAAGCGTTTCCAATTATCCGAGGACGACTGACGACGATAAACGGTGTTGAAGCGTCGGAATACAGCGATACCTCAGGCGAAACAGACGCACTAAGTCGAGAGATCAACTTCACTTGGGGAAATAGCTTACCCGAGTACAATGAAGTGTTAGAAGGCAGCTGGACACAAGAGCAGGGCGTATCTGTGGAATCGGATGTCGCGGAGCAACTGGATCTAAAGATTGGCGATGAGCTGTCATTCACAATCAACAGCCAGAATGTTTCTGCCAAGGTGAATAGCATCCGCAAAGTCGAGTGGCGAGAAATGAAGCCAAACTTCTACTTCATTTTCACTCCAGATGTCTTGAGTTCAATTCCTTCTACTTGGTTAGTGAGTTTCAGATTAGAAGAACAACACAATCAGATGCTCAACGAACTATCTCGAAATCACCCAACCGTGAGTTTGATGGATATTCGTAAGATGGGTAGCAAGATCCAAGAGTTGCTTAAGCAGATTGTTTGGTCGATAACGGTACTTGCGGCGTTAGGTGTGGTGGCGGGGCTGTTGCTTATCTTCACTCTATTGCGATTGAGCTTATCTCAAAGACAACAAGAGATACGCTTGTATCGAACATTAGGCGCGAGTAAGAAGCGAATTCTCAATACTATTTGGTGTGAGTACGGGTTAATGGCGTTAGTCGCAGGCTCAATTGCAGCGCTCGGTTCTGAGCTTAGCGTGGCAGGCGTTATGAACTTTGGCTTCGAGTTACAACCTTCACTTCACCCGATGTTGTGGATAGCGCTACCCGTGCTAACGTTTATCACATTGGCCGCGGTAGTGAATAGCTTAATCAAACGTTTGTTGGCACCAGTAAACAAGGATTTTGGTTAG